From the Deinococcus humi genome, the window TCACGGCCTCCAGCTCGGCCAGCACGGGGCGGCTGTTCAGGTAGTCGCGCACCCCCCTGTGGCCGCCGGCGCGCACCTGTTCGGTCAGGCCGCGCGTCAGCTCGTTGCTCTCGGCATGGGTGCCGACGGGCAGGCCGTGACGTCTGGCTGTTCGCATGCCCTCCAGCAGCGTCAGGTCATCGGCCGCCGGAAACTCATCCAGACCGCTGTGACTCATGAACGCCTTGAAGGCAACCACGCCGGCCTCGGCCAGTTCGTCCAGGCGATCCAGGTTGGCCGGCGTCAATCCGCCCCACAGCCCGAAATCCACCAGCGACTTCTGCTCGCCGATCTGGCGTTTGGCGTCGAATTCAGCGCGCCCCAGCACCGGGGGTGAGGAGTTGAGAGGCATGTCCAGAAATGACGTGCCCCCGCCTGCCGCCAGCGCCCGTGAACCGGTCTCGAAGCCTTCCCAGTGGGTACGGCCCGGCTCGTTGAAGTGGACGTGTGCGTCCACCACGCCGGGGAAGACGTGCAGGCCGGAGGCGTCGAGGGCCTGGCCACCTGTCGTGATCTCCTGGGAGACTTCCACGATCTGGCCGCCGCTGATGCCCAGGTCAGCGCGGCGTAGCTCTTGGGGCGTGACGAGGGTGCCGCCGCGCACGATCAGGTCAAAGCTCATGCGTTCTCTGCGGCCAGCAGATGCAGGAACCGCACACCCAGGCGCAGGGCATCGGCCACATCCTCTTCCAGGACCAGTTCGTCGGGGTGATGGCTCAGCGCATTGGGCGAGCGCACGAACAGCATGGCCGCCCTCATGTGCGCGGCCATGACCATGGCGTCGTGCCCCGCGCCGCTGACCAGTTCGGGGTGCGGCAGGCCCTCCGCTGTGGCGGCGCGGTGCAGCAGGGCCTTGAAGGCGTCGGACATCGGGGTGGCCTGCTCCTCCATCTTGTGGGTGATGGTCACGGTCACGCCGCGCTCCACCGCCGCTGCGTTTGCGGTGTTCAGCAGCTGCTCGAAGGCCTTCAATCGCACCTCGTCCCGTGCGTGGCGGATATCCAGCGTGCAATACGCCTCGCCGGGGATCACGTTGATCGCGCCGGGCCGGGCCTGCATCACGCCCACGGTGGCCACCAGGCCGGGGGTGGCGCGCGCCAGGTCCTCGGCGGCCACGGCGAAGCGGGCGGCGGCGGCCAGCGCGTCGCGGCGCAGGTTCATAGGGGTGGTCCCGGCGTGCGAGGCCTGGCCCATAAACTCCAGGATCACGCGGTTCTGACCGGCGATGCCCTCCACCACGCCCAGCGACACGCCCGCGTCCTGCAAGACCGGCCCCTGTTCGGCGTGAATCTCAAAGTAGCCCAGCGCCCGTCCCCTGAACTGCGCCTCGCCAATCTCGTCCACATTCAGGCCGTAGTCGCGGATGGCGTCGCGCACGCTCTGGCCTGCCGCGTCGCGCAGTTCCAGCATGGCGTCCACCGTTCCCACCAGCGCCCGGCTGCCGATAAAGGGAACGCCGTAACGGACCCCCTCCTCCTCCGAGAAACCCACCACTTCCACCGCGTAGGGCAGCGGCTGGCCGCCTTCTTCCTGAAGAGAACGGACGGCTTCCAGCATGGCGTAACCCATCACCACGCCCAGAATGCCGTCGTAGGCGCCCGCATTCGGCACCGTGTCCAGATGGGAGCCGAGATACAGCGTCGGGGCGTCCGGTGTCGGGCCGGCCAGGCGCGAGCGCAGGTTTCCGACGGCGTCTATAGAGGTGGTCATGCCCAGCGCGTCGGCCCACCTCGTCAGGTACGCGTGCACCTGCCGTGTGGTGGCGCACAGGAAGGGGCGGTTGATCTCACCCTCTACCTCGGTGTGGCAGGCCAGCGCGGCGCAGGCGTCCATGATCTTGTGGCTCAGGGCCTGAATCGTCTCATCGGACAGGGAAGCGGGGCGCGAATCGGCGGTCATAGGGTGGCCTCCTGGGGCTGGAGAGGGGATTTCTGCAAGAGTTGCGCGGCACGTGGAAAATACTCGGGACAGATGGGGGCGAGAACCAGAGAGTCGAGGAGCCGGGCCTGTGCGGTGTGGTCGCCAGCCAGAGCGCGACGCTCCGTGAGGTAGCGGTCAGCCGTCAATTTATCGCCGCCTTCCAGGTCCGCCCCGCAGTTCAGCCATTGCCACAACTGCGCGCGGGCGAGTTCGGCGGTGGCGGTGTCCTCGATGCGTCCGTCCCGAACCACCACGCCGCGTCCGTCGTACCACGCCTCGAACACGGCCAGTGCCAGGCCGATGGTGTCTTGCACGACGTTCAGGGGCAGTGGGCGCGGCGCGGGCAGAGCGAGCAGGCGCTCGTGGGTGCGCTCGGCGGATTCGGCCGGCAGCCGGTGCGGCGTGCTTCCGCCGAAAGCTTCACGCACGGCGTCCAGCAGCTCCGGCAGTCCGGCCCAGGCCGCCACGAAGCCCTGGGCGGCTTCCCGCGTCTTGTCGGCGCGTACGGCGTCCAGCGTGACCTGCGGGTTCTGTGCGTCCGGCGCGACGGCAGCGCTGCCCCCGATGGCCTGCGCGCCGCGGGCCTGGCAGACGCGCACCAGCGCCTCGGCGTAGGCGCGCATGGCGTCCAGCTCCATCGTCAGGTCATGGCGCGGCGGCATGGCGCCACGCTGCAGGCCCACGCGCTTGGTCAGGCTGAACACGTAGTCCCAGCGCCCGGCATTCAACCCGAAGGCCCGCCCGTGTAGCGCGAACAGCAGGGCGTCGGCGTGCAGGCAGGCGGCGTAG encodes:
- a CDS encoding allantoate amidohydrolase, translated to MTADSRPASLSDETIQALSHKIMDACAALACHTEVEGEINRPFLCATTRQVHAYLTRWADALGMTTSIDAVGNLRSRLAGPTPDAPTLYLGSHLDTVPNAGAYDGILGVVMGYAMLEAVRSLQEEGGQPLPYAVEVVGFSEEEGVRYGVPFIGSRALVGTVDAMLELRDAAGQSVRDAIRDYGLNVDEIGEAQFRGRALGYFEIHAEQGPVLQDAGVSLGVVEGIAGQNRVILEFMGQASHAGTTPMNLRRDALAAAARFAVAAEDLARATPGLVATVGVMQARPGAINVIPGEAYCTLDIRHARDEVRLKAFEQLLNTANAAAVERGVTVTITHKMEEQATPMSDAFKALLHRAATAEGLPHPELVSGAGHDAMVMAAHMRAAMLFVRSPNALSHHPDELVLEEDVADALRLGVRFLHLLAAENA
- a CDS encoding malate synthase A → MTAPPLKIRPAAQELVAALHRQLRSRWEALDAAGQPAPAAPPPYQAAALPGDLANRRVELIVEASDLAALNTALNSDADALVLDFDDTFAPTSKNVQAAYDALETAARSDKPLLARPRALYAVEEHLAPETLHDGGPAIAALCDLGVILAARPERPIHIYVPKLETVQEAQLWDDALALAEQHLGLERNAVKVCVQIETYAACLHADALLFALHGRAFGLNAGRWDYVFSLTKRVGLQRGAMPPRHDLTMELDAMRAYAEALVRVCQARGAQAIGGSAAVAPDAQNPQVTLDAVRADKTREAAQGFVAAWAGLPELLDAVREAFGGSTPHRLPAESAERTHERLLALPAPRPLPLNVVQDTIGLALAVFEAWYDGRGVVVRDGRIEDTATAELARAQLWQWLNCGADLEGGDKLTADRYLTERRALAGDHTAQARLLDSLVLAPICPEYFPRAAQLLQKSPLQPQEATL